The sequence below is a genomic window from candidate division WOR-3 bacterium.
ATATCAACAAAACAAGCCCTAAGGTTATTAATATGATCTTCATAATCTGACCTCCGTTCTCTGATAAAGATGAATTTCAACCAACCATAATTAGTCTATTTATAATTTCAAAATTGTCAATACACATTTGGCTCAAATCCTCAATTCACCAAACCGCAAAAATAGGAATCGTGGTGATATTGACAATAATAAAAAATCCAATATAATTTGAATTAAAAAAAGGGGGGTGTGAGGTCTCCACGAATGTTTTTGTCGCCGTTTACAAAAACTGAGTGGAGAATAGGGGGGAGAATCCCTCCTTGGCGAATCTGTTAGCGTAATGAAACGGCGTCTGTGCAAGGTATCGACCACGGCGGTCTCACATCAGATAAAAAGATCAGAGATCGCAGGTGGTAGGGGGGTGTGAGGTCTCCACGAATGTTTTTGTCGCCGTTTACAAAAACTGAGTGGAGAATAGGGGGGAGAATCCCTCCTTGGCGAATCTGTTAGCGTAATGAAACGGCGTCTGTGCAAGGTATCGTCCACGGCGGTCTCACATCAGATAAAAAGATCAGAGATCGCAGGTGGTAGGGGGGTGTGAGGTCTCCACGAATGTTTTTGTCGCCGTTTACAAAAACTGAGTGGAGAATAGGGGGGAGAATCCCCCATATTGCGCCCGTAGTTCAATCGGATAGAACGGTGGACTCCGGCTCCGCAGGTTAGGCGTTCGAATCGCCTCGGGCGCGTGGCGAATTTAAAAAATCATTTCAACGAGGAGGTCATAAATGGAATTTTATGAAGTCATTAAGAAAAGAAAGAGCGTGAGAAAATACAAATCAGACCCGATTCCTCAGGATGTCTTGGACCGCATTCTCGAAGCTGGAAGAATCGCTCCATCCGCAAAGAACATCCAGCCGTGGCGTTTCATCGTCGTGAAAGATCCGGCGATAAAGAAAAAAATCGGCGAGGCGAGTCGCGGGCAGACCTGGATAGCCGATGCAGACGTAATACTCGTCGGTTGTGCCCTTGAAAAGATCGCCTGGGGTAGAATGGGCGGATACATGAGTTCCTTTGCCGTTGATCTGGCGATCGCAATGGATCACATAATCCTGGCGGCGGCCAATGAAGGACTCGGCACCTGCTGGATTGGAGCATT
It includes:
- a CDS encoding nitroreductase, whose translation is MEFYEVIKKRKSVRKYKSDPIPQDVLDRILEAGRIAPSAKNIQPWRFIVVKDPAIKKKIGEASRGQTWIADADVILVGCALEKIAWGRMGGYMSSFAVDLAIAMDHIILAAANEGLGTCWIGAFVEKEVKEILNVPDDVKVVALTPIGYPAEEPKDRGRKSIEEIVSYDKY